One genomic region from Natrinema caseinilyticum encodes:
- a CDS encoding DUF7111 family protein, whose protein sequence is MTDERTAEANGITATYTETETERILAFERDGGGEGGTAAIAQNLEGYAMLKVRRTRAGDELERYYGFDMALDHAGELLGVSPHELPVPDAADDMGM, encoded by the coding sequence ATGACCGACGAGCGGACGGCCGAAGCCAACGGCATCACGGCGACTTACACCGAAACCGAAACGGAGCGAATTCTCGCGTTCGAACGCGACGGTGGAGGCGAGGGCGGGACGGCGGCGATCGCCCAGAATCTCGAGGGGTACGCGATGTTGAAAGTTCGGCGAACGAGGGCGGGAGACGAACTCGAGCGCTATTACGGGTTCGACATGGCGCTCGATCACGCGGGGGAACTGCTCGGCGTCTCGCCCCACGAGTTACCCGTTCCGGACGCGGCCGACGACATGGGGATGTGA
- a CDS encoding DUF3267 domain-containing protein encodes MSRSDLASPRPPLATFRLTRAVAAQWLVVSAVGFFGFAYCFGHVLAAVRGVALEPIVIEATLQPTIFGWLAISLGLLVCVVVPHELIHGGVLAYYGGSAGYGVGVSHFLLPYAYAETDGTSYTRNQLLVALLAPFVGLTALGLSVMVVVPSPLLVVPLAANAAGSIGDLWMAAVLCQYPADVRVGGLPGADGRGFGIYGSSRSTAARIPGTPLLSRFVTGGVGTLAAVATYALVAVLLSLAFGTGDVVLGDPDAGWLLFRHVRRADGSAILEIGDGPLLGVAALGGLSWTVIASVRRHLVRG; translated from the coding sequence GTGAGCCGTTCGGACCTCGCTTCGCCTCGTCCACCGCTCGCGACGTTTCGTCTCACGCGAGCGGTCGCCGCCCAGTGGCTCGTCGTTTCCGCGGTGGGGTTTTTCGGCTTCGCGTACTGTTTCGGACACGTCCTCGCCGCGGTTCGCGGAGTCGCTCTCGAGCCGATCGTGATCGAGGCAACCCTTCAGCCCACGATCTTCGGGTGGCTGGCCATCTCGCTGGGATTGCTCGTCTGCGTCGTCGTCCCACACGAGCTGATCCACGGCGGCGTACTGGCATACTACGGCGGTTCGGCGGGGTACGGCGTCGGTGTCTCGCACTTCCTGTTACCGTACGCCTACGCCGAAACTGACGGCACGAGCTACACTCGAAATCAACTCCTCGTGGCACTGTTGGCCCCCTTCGTCGGACTGACGGCGCTCGGACTCTCGGTGATGGTCGTCGTTCCGTCTCCGCTGCTCGTCGTTCCGCTGGCCGCGAACGCGGCCGGTTCGATCGGCGACCTCTGGATGGCCGCCGTTCTCTGTCAGTATCCCGCCGACGTCCGCGTAGGCGGACTCCCCGGCGCCGACGGCCGCGGATTCGGTATTTACGGCTCGAGCAGGTCGACCGCCGCCCGAATTCCGGGCACGCCGCTCCTGTCACGATTCGTCACCGGCGGCGTCGGGACGCTCGCTGCGGTCGCGACGTACGCGCTCGTCGCCGTGTTGCTTTCGCTCGCGTTCGGCACCGGTGACGTCGTCCTCGGCGACCCGGATGCAGGGTGGCTTCTCTTCCGTCACGTCCGGCGGGCGGACGGCAGCGCGATCCTCGAGATCGGCGACGGCCCGCTGCTCGGCGTGGCCGCCCTCGGCGGGCTATCGTGGACGGTGATCGCGTCGGTCCGCAGGCACCTCGTACGCGGATGA
- a CDS encoding PadR family transcriptional regulator, protein MTKWLRSGRRRDVCVLLAGAADGELRGQQLKSRLESHYDDRIEPKAFYGSLSALVDAGFVEKRTAGLHDVYALTEAGERRVRDHYAWVRNCLES, encoded by the coding sequence ATGACCAAGTGGCTCCGGAGCGGCCGCCGCCGAGACGTCTGCGTTCTGCTCGCGGGCGCTGCCGACGGCGAACTGCGCGGCCAGCAACTGAAATCCCGACTCGAGTCCCACTACGACGACCGGATCGAACCGAAGGCGTTCTACGGCTCGCTCTCCGCGCTGGTCGACGCCGGCTTCGTCGAGAAGCGGACGGCGGGCCTTCACGACGTGTACGCGCTGACCGAAGCCGGCGAAAGGCGAGTGCGAGACCACTACGCGTGGGTTCGGAACTGCCTGGAAAGCTAG
- a CDS encoding acyl-CoA dehydrogenase, producing the protein MDFALSAEQQQIRDMVSEFVDEEVVPVADEIDHDDEFPRDLVDEMAELGLMGMPFPEEYGGAGLDYHSYAIGLEEIARGSGGLGTIVAAHTSLAGNMLYEFGDELQKEEYLTPLAAGEDVGAFALSEAGAGSDVPAMETTAEKAGDEYVINGGKLWISNGSVADTVTLFAKTDPGAGNKGISSFVVRPAEDDGFIVEGTEEKLGDKGCPTAELRFDDLRVPESRRLGDEGEGFVHALKTLNGGRITIAARGVGIARAAFDEARDYATEREQFGQPIGEFQSIKHKLADMDTKIQAARMLMHKAADKKIRGENYIKDASQAKLYASEVSREVANEGIQIHGGYGYTKDFAAQRFYRDAKLNEIYEGTSEVLRNTIGDQLLEG; encoded by the coding sequence ATGGACTTTGCACTCTCGGCCGAGCAGCAACAGATTCGCGACATGGTGTCGGAGTTCGTCGACGAGGAGGTCGTCCCCGTCGCCGACGAGATCGACCACGACGACGAGTTTCCCCGAGATCTCGTCGACGAAATGGCCGAACTCGGACTGATGGGAATGCCGTTTCCCGAAGAGTACGGCGGTGCCGGGCTGGATTACCACTCGTACGCGATCGGCCTCGAGGAGATCGCCCGCGGGTCCGGCGGACTGGGGACGATCGTGGCCGCCCACACGTCGCTGGCCGGGAACATGCTCTACGAGTTCGGCGACGAGTTGCAAAAGGAGGAGTACCTGACGCCGCTGGCCGCGGGCGAGGACGTCGGCGCGTTCGCGCTCTCGGAGGCGGGCGCGGGAAGCGACGTGCCCGCGATGGAGACCACTGCGGAAAAAGCGGGCGACGAGTACGTCATCAACGGCGGTAAACTCTGGATTTCGAACGGCTCGGTCGCCGACACGGTCACGCTATTCGCGAAGACCGATCCCGGTGCGGGCAACAAAGGCATCTCGTCGTTCGTCGTCAGGCCCGCGGAGGACGACGGCTTCATCGTCGAAGGCACGGAGGAGAAACTCGGTGACAAGGGCTGTCCGACCGCCGAGCTTCGCTTCGACGACCTCCGCGTTCCCGAGAGCCGCCGACTCGGCGACGAGGGTGAGGGGTTCGTCCACGCGCTGAAGACGTTGAACGGCGGCCGAATCACCATCGCCGCACGCGGCGTCGGAATCGCTCGCGCGGCCTTCGACGAAGCGCGCGATTACGCCACCGAACGCGAGCAGTTCGGCCAGCCGATCGGCGAATTCCAGTCGATCAAGCACAAACTGGCTGACATGGACACCAAGATCCAGGCTGCTCGAATGCTCATGCACAAAGCCGCCGACAAAAAAATCCGCGGCGAGAACTACATCAAGGACGCGTCCCAGGCGAAGCTCTACGCGTCGGAAGTGAGCCGCGAGGTCGCGAACGAAGGGATTCAGATCCACGGCGGCTACGGCTATACCAAGGATTTCGCCGCACAACGATTCTACCGCGACGCCAAGCTCAACGAGATCTACGAAGGGACCAGCGAAGTGCTGCGGAATACGATCGGCGACCAGTTGCTCGAGGGCTAA
- a CDS encoding trimeric intracellular cation channel family protein — MNTVGLVAFALVGATKAIREEFDVFGIAVVGLVTAFAGGITRDLLVDRIPLALTSVGEIALGLLGIALAIGLRTALESPDGHPITLLSDAVGLAAFATAGAIVATGAGVSSFGVVAIATINAVGGGAFADILLDRSPFILFDDFYASCAVVGGSVYVLVGSLGGAESTAAAACAAVTVGTRLTAVTYGWRLPTAEMLGLARDEPRDSR; from the coding sequence ATGAACACGGTCGGACTGGTCGCGTTCGCCCTGGTCGGGGCGACCAAGGCCATCCGCGAGGAATTCGACGTCTTCGGAATCGCGGTCGTCGGGCTCGTCACGGCGTTCGCCGGTGGGATCACGCGGGACCTTCTCGTCGACCGCATCCCGCTGGCGCTCACCTCGGTCGGCGAAATCGCGCTCGGCTTACTCGGAATCGCCCTGGCGATCGGGCTGCGTACCGCACTCGAGTCTCCGGACGGCCATCCGATCACGCTCCTCTCGGACGCCGTCGGACTCGCCGCGTTCGCGACGGCCGGCGCCATCGTCGCGACGGGGGCCGGCGTCTCGAGTTTCGGCGTCGTCGCGATCGCGACGATCAACGCGGTCGGCGGCGGTGCGTTCGCGGATATCCTCCTAGATCGATCGCCGTTCATCCTGTTCGACGACTTCTACGCGAGTTGTGCCGTCGTGGGCGGAAGCGTCTACGTGCTCGTGGGAAGTCTCGGTGGGGCGGAAAGTACCGCCGCGGCGGCCTGTGCCGCAGTGACGGTGGGGACGCGACTGACGGCGGTCACCTACGGCTGGCGCCTCCCGACGGCGGAGATGCTCGGACTCGCACGGGACGAGCCCCGCGATAGCCGGTAG
- a CDS encoding ArsR family transcriptional regulator — MRKSGSWMTIWDDRILEYIRTEGAGSPKELEESGYVRVSKSHISRRLRKLADHGLLTHLGNGVYVITDAGEAYLEGELDTSEDAPETATGDE; from the coding sequence ATGCGTAAATCGGGATCATGGATGACGATATGGGACGATCGTATCCTCGAGTACATCCGAACGGAGGGAGCCGGCTCCCCGAAAGAACTCGAGGAGAGCGGGTATGTTCGGGTCTCGAAATCGCACATCTCTCGGCGTCTTCGGAAACTCGCGGATCACGGTCTGCTCACGCACCTCGGAAACGGCGTCTATGTGATTACGGACGCCGGAGAAGCGTACCTCGAGGGCGAACTCGATACGAGCGAAGACGCTCCAGAGACAGCGACCGGCGACGAGTAG
- a CDS encoding phytoene/squalene synthase family protein has protein sequence MTTGQPEPPTDADLEWCYDAVHGVSRTFSITIDRLEEPMARHICLGYLLCRIADTIEDAGHIPPETQTELLAEYDRLLDPNADGSVSAFMDDVEPWIPDDRTDDWEVVAETPRVLQTFESLDEEPREIMREPVRELVDGMAMFTDRYATEGGLRLQTVEELEEYCWYAAGTVGTLITGLVARGTSRDRAAEMRQNARSFALLLQLVNIAKDVESDYHDENNVYLPAEWLAAEDVDVESVTDEAHRGGVTNVIKRVTGRAERYLDDAQRYLEVVPEHHGNRLSAWAIPYLLAVGTLRELRERPEDVVREGDVKVSRAEVYELLQQFEDGVPRSRLEELRSKMSQQPLHQ, from the coding sequence ATGACCACGGGCCAGCCCGAACCCCCCACCGACGCCGACCTCGAGTGGTGTTACGACGCGGTTCACGGCGTTTCGCGGACTTTTTCGATTACGATCGATCGGCTCGAAGAGCCGATGGCGAGACACATCTGTCTCGGCTACCTACTTTGTAGAATAGCTGATACGATAGAGGACGCGGGACACATCCCACCGGAAACGCAGACCGAACTGCTCGCGGAGTACGATCGATTGCTCGACCCGAACGCGGACGGCTCCGTCTCGGCGTTCATGGACGACGTCGAGCCGTGGATTCCGGACGACCGCACCGACGACTGGGAGGTCGTCGCCGAGACACCGCGCGTGCTCCAGACGTTCGAATCGCTCGACGAAGAACCGCGCGAGATAATGCGCGAACCGGTCCGCGAACTCGTCGACGGGATGGCGATGTTCACCGATCGATACGCCACCGAAGGCGGACTGCGCCTGCAGACCGTCGAGGAACTCGAGGAGTACTGCTGGTACGCAGCCGGGACGGTCGGCACCCTGATAACCGGGCTGGTCGCCCGCGGGACCTCACGCGATCGAGCCGCGGAGATGCGTCAAAACGCGCGTTCGTTCGCGCTCTTGCTCCAGTTGGTCAACATCGCGAAAGACGTCGAGTCGGACTATCACGACGAAAACAACGTCTACCTCCCGGCCGAGTGGCTCGCGGCAGAGGACGTCGACGTCGAGTCCGTCACCGACGAGGCCCATCGTGGTGGCGTCACCAACGTCATCAAGCGCGTCACCGGCCGCGCAGAACGCTATCTCGACGATGCCCAGCGCTACCTCGAGGTCGTCCCGGAACACCACGGGAACCGGCTCTCGGCGTGGGCGATTCCCTACCTGCTCGCGGTGGGTACTCTCCGAGAGCTTCGGGAACGTCCGGAGGACGTCGTTCGCGAGGGCGACGTCAAGGTATCCCGCGCGGAGGTGTACGAACTCCTCCAGCAGTTCGAAGACGGCGTTCCCCGCTCTCGGCTCGAGGAACTTCGCAGCAAGATGTCGCAGCAGCCGCTTCACCAGTGA
- a CDS encoding thiol-disulfide oxidoreductase DCC family protein, with amino-acid sequence MSEATADDDPVILFDGVCNLCNGFVQFILPRDTDGTFRFASLQSDVGKELLAEHGLPTDELESVVLIEGDDSYVKSSAVIRIARRLGGIYTLFGPFRFVPKAIRDRAYDFVAAHRYRWFGKKDQCAMPPRDVDVGARFLE; translated from the coding sequence ATGAGCGAAGCCACCGCGGACGACGATCCGGTCATCCTCTTCGACGGCGTCTGCAACCTCTGTAACGGGTTCGTCCAGTTCATCCTCCCGCGGGATACGGACGGCACCTTTCGCTTCGCATCACTCCAGTCGGACGTTGGCAAGGAACTACTGGCTGAACACGGGTTGCCGACCGACGAACTCGAGTCGGTCGTCCTGATCGAGGGCGACGACAGTTACGTGAAGTCGAGCGCGGTCATCAGAATCGCTCGACGCCTCGGCGGGATCTATACGTTGTTCGGCCCGTTCAGGTTCGTTCCGAAAGCGATCAGAGACCGAGCGTACGACTTCGTCGCCGCTCACCGCTACCGCTGGTTCGGCAAGAAAGACCAGTGTGCGATGCCGCCGCGTGACGTCGACGTCGGCGCCCGATTCTTGGAGTGA
- the purM gene encoding phosphoribosylformylglycinamidine cyclo-ligase, which produces MTDTDDADEERLTYAETGVDIEASEDATAALLEAFGSDLRTEYAGLIDIGDRYLALATDGVGTKLLIAEAISDFSTIGIDCIAMNVNDLVAAGVEPIAFVDYLAIDEPDEELTNQIGEGLAVGLERADLTMLGGETAVMPEVVTGFDLAGTCAGLADAEDVFDGDAQVGDAVVGFPSNGIHSNGLTLAREAVTRDHDYTDAFPLDPTVTIGEELLRPTRIYTDLLEPMRDHGVRAAAHVTGGGWTNLLRMGEREYVIDDPLPAHPIFEFVQEEGNVTDDEMHRTFNMGTGFVVSLPEDRAADLVAATDGRIIGRVADGSSVEIRGLSLS; this is translated from the coding sequence ATGACCGATACGGACGACGCGGACGAGGAACGGCTCACCTACGCCGAGACCGGCGTCGACATCGAGGCCAGCGAGGACGCGACCGCGGCCCTGCTCGAGGCCTTCGGTAGCGACCTGCGGACCGAGTACGCCGGACTGATCGACATCGGCGACCGATATCTCGCGCTGGCGACCGACGGCGTCGGGACGAAGCTCCTCATCGCGGAGGCGATCTCCGACTTCTCGACGATCGGCATCGACTGCATCGCGATGAACGTCAACGACCTCGTCGCGGCGGGCGTCGAACCGATCGCGTTCGTCGACTACCTCGCGATCGACGAACCCGACGAGGAACTGACCAACCAGATCGGGGAAGGCCTCGCGGTCGGCTTGGAGCGGGCCGATCTCACGATGCTCGGCGGCGAGACCGCGGTGATGCCCGAGGTCGTGACCGGATTCGACCTCGCGGGCACCTGCGCCGGTCTCGCCGACGCGGAGGACGTCTTCGACGGTGACGCGCAGGTCGGTGACGCGGTCGTGGGATTCCCGTCGAACGGGATCCACTCGAACGGGTTGACTCTCGCCCGCGAGGCGGTGACGCGCGATCACGACTACACCGACGCGTTCCCGCTCGACCCGACGGTGACGATCGGCGAGGAACTGCTCCGACCGACCCGGATCTACACGGACCTGCTCGAGCCGATGCGCGACCACGGCGTCCGCGCGGCGGCGCACGTGACCGGCGGCGGCTGGACGAACCTGCTGCGGATGGGCGAGCGCGAGTACGTGATCGACGATCCGCTGCCGGCACACCCGATCTTCGAGTTCGTACAGGAGGAAGGGAACGTGACGGACGACGAAATGCACCGGACGTTCAACATGGGAACCGGATTCGTCGTCTCGCTTCCCGAGGATCGGGCCGCGGATCTCGTCGCCGCCACCGACGGTCGGATCATCGGCCGCGTCGCCGACGGTAGTTCGGTCGAGATTCGCGGTCTCTCGCTCTCCTGA
- a CDS encoding metalloprotease: MSHRTELSGGRELTFSDRELRDLAVAWVTLSVAFALILAPVHTGRASLGSFAIMVGLSFVTVGVAFLLHELAHKVVAIEHGQLAEFRADYQMLFLAVMGALVGFLFAAPGAVYHRGRITQRENGLIALAGPVTNLLLALLFLPLMIFPGILGIVGQMGVWINLFLAAFNMIPFGPLDGKSVLQWHRGVFALVFVPSVVLAGFVIFRVGLF; the protein is encoded by the coding sequence ATGAGCCATCGCACCGAACTGAGTGGCGGTCGCGAACTGACGTTCAGCGACAGGGAACTGCGCGACCTCGCGGTAGCATGGGTCACACTCAGCGTCGCGTTCGCGTTGATACTGGCCCCGGTCCACACGGGGCGGGCCAGTCTCGGGTCGTTCGCGATCATGGTCGGACTGAGTTTCGTCACCGTCGGAGTGGCGTTCCTCCTGCACGAACTCGCGCACAAAGTCGTCGCGATCGAACACGGCCAGCTCGCGGAGTTTCGAGCGGACTATCAGATGCTCTTTCTGGCGGTGATGGGCGCCCTCGTCGGCTTTCTCTTCGCCGCGCCGGGAGCCGTCTACCACCGCGGCCGGATCACGCAGCGCGAAAACGGGTTGATCGCCCTCGCGGGACCGGTCACGAACCTCCTCCTCGCGCTCCTCTTTCTCCCGCTGATGATCTTTCCCGGAATACTCGGGATCGTCGGCCAGATGGGGGTCTGGATCAACCTCTTTCTCGCGGCGTTCAACATGATTCCGTTCGGCCCGCTCGACGGGAAATCCGTCCTCCAGTGGCACAGGGGAGTCTTCGCGCTGGTGTTCGTCCCGAGCGTGGTGCTCGCCGGATTCGTGATCTTCCGCGTCGGGCTGTTCTGA
- a CDS encoding TraB/GumN family protein — protein sequence MSDAGEADVPEPPAPPDRDRGSVEVLGTAHVSQASVNEVRDTVEREQPDIVAVELDEGRYRQMQGGTPDDIEAEDLLSGNTVFQFLAYWMLSYVQSRLGEQFDIEPGADMRAGIEAAEETGCGVALVDRDIQVTIQRFWSRLSFTEKLKMIGGLALGITDPRTIGLTFGAIGGMVLGLLVAVFLAPLFGFGDLLLVGSVGPATLRYVGSGAVGALVGAVVGLVFLPSLESTGGYADGYLSGFSMRILAGVLLGTVGGLTLVATGTFVGPFSAATLENAGTYAIRGTAGTLAGLGVGVSVGAVLGLVLGAFGGDVEEIDEIDIEELTDGDVVSAMMEEFRQFSPRGANALIDERDAYIAHNLNELREQGYDVLAVVGAGHRAGIERHLRNPGDIPSLESLSGTASSSRFSPAKIIGYLIMVGFLAFFFLLIMAGVRNAFLLKLFVAWFLFNGIFAFTLARLAGARWASAGVGGAVAWLTSINPLLAPGWFAGYVELKYRPVNVRDIQTLNEIVDDTERPLGDAIQAMFAVPLFRLIMIVALTNIGSMIATALFPFVVLPWLAPEIGGVDALMGQLLQGAQNSLELIRGLL from the coding sequence ATGAGCGATGCAGGCGAGGCCGACGTGCCGGAGCCACCAGCGCCCCCCGATCGCGACCGCGGCTCTGTCGAAGTGCTGGGGACGGCACACGTCTCGCAAGCGAGCGTGAACGAAGTTCGGGACACGGTCGAGCGCGAGCAACCGGATATCGTCGCCGTCGAACTCGACGAAGGACGCTACCGCCAGATGCAAGGCGGAACCCCGGACGACATCGAAGCGGAGGATCTCCTCTCGGGCAACACCGTCTTTCAGTTTCTCGCCTACTGGATGCTGTCGTACGTACAGTCGCGGCTGGGCGAGCAGTTCGATATCGAGCCCGGTGCGGACATGCGCGCCGGCATCGAAGCCGCCGAAGAAACGGGGTGCGGCGTCGCCCTGGTCGACCGCGACATTCAGGTGACGATCCAGCGGTTCTGGAGCCGGCTTTCGTTCACCGAGAAACTGAAAATGATCGGCGGGCTCGCGCTCGGTATCACCGATCCCCGGACGATCGGGCTCACCTTCGGCGCGATCGGTGGGATGGTCCTCGGCCTCCTCGTGGCCGTGTTTCTCGCCCCGCTGTTCGGTTTCGGTGACCTCCTGTTGGTCGGCTCCGTCGGCCCCGCAACGTTACGATACGTCGGTAGCGGCGCGGTCGGCGCCCTCGTCGGCGCCGTGGTCGGCCTCGTGTTCCTCCCGTCTCTCGAGTCGACCGGGGGGTACGCCGACGGGTACCTCTCCGGGTTCTCGATGCGCATCCTCGCAGGCGTCCTCCTCGGCACCGTCGGCGGCCTCACACTGGTCGCGACCGGGACGTTCGTGGGACCGTTCTCTGCGGCGACCCTCGAGAACGCGGGCACCTACGCGATTCGCGGGACTGCCGGGACGCTCGCCGGCCTCGGCGTCGGCGTCAGCGTCGGCGCCGTGCTCGGGCTCGTCCTCGGCGCGTTCGGCGGCGACGTCGAGGAGATCGACGAGATCGACATCGAGGAGCTCACGGACGGCGACGTCGTCAGCGCCATGATGGAGGAGTTTCGCCAGTTCAGCCCGCGCGGTGCGAACGCGCTGATCGACGAGCGCGACGCCTACATCGCACACAACCTCAACGAACTCCGGGAACAGGGCTACGACGTCCTCGCCGTCGTCGGAGCCGGACACAGAGCCGGCATCGAGCGGCATCTACGGAATCCGGGGGACATTCCGTCCCTCGAGTCGCTGTCCGGCACTGCCTCGAGCAGTCGCTTCTCACCGGCGAAAATCATCGGCTACCTGATCATGGTCGGTTTCCTCGCCTTTTTCTTCCTGTTGATCATGGCGGGAGTCAGGAACGCGTTTCTGCTGAAGCTATTCGTCGCCTGGTTCCTGTTCAACGGCATCTTCGCGTTCACGCTGGCGCGCCTGGCCGGCGCGCGCTGGGCCAGCGCGGGCGTCGGTGGGGCGGTGGCCTGGTTGACGAGCATCAACCCGCTGCTCGCCCCGGGCTGGTTCGCCGGCTACGTCGAACTCAAATACCGACCGGTCAACGTCCGCGACATCCAGACGTTGAACGAGATCGTCGACGACACCGAGCGGCCGCTCGGCGATGCCATACAGGCGATGTTCGCCGTCCCGCTGTTTCGGCTGATCATGATCGTCGCGCTGACGAATATCGGAAGCATGATCGCGACGGCGCTGTTCCCGTTCGTGGTTCTTCCGTGGCTGGCACCCGAAATCGGCGGCGTCGACGCCCTGATGGGACAGCTCCTGCAAGGGGCACAGAACAGCCTCGAGTTGATTCGGGGGCTCCTCTGA
- a CDS encoding HAD-IIA family hydrolase — MTDYEAVILDVDGTIVRGEALLPGATDALQALEAAGCSRLLFSNNPTRGSDHYREKLAPHGIDVEPTTVLTSATVSADYLAATHGGERVFLVGGERLEAILEDAAVEVTADPDAAEVVLGSFDKNFSFGTLWEALRALEGDVPFYGTDPDATIPIDEGEIPGSGAILAAMEAVAGREPDAILGKPSAVAAAAAMDRLETDPGKTLVVGDRLDTDIALGNRAGMETALVLTGVSDRTALASSDVEPDHVLESLAAVETLL, encoded by the coding sequence ATGACTGACTACGAGGCGGTGATCCTCGACGTCGACGGGACGATCGTCCGGGGCGAAGCGTTGCTCCCGGGCGCAACAGACGCCCTGCAGGCGCTCGAGGCGGCGGGTTGTTCGCGCTTGCTCTTCTCGAACAATCCGACGCGCGGAAGCGACCACTACCGCGAGAAACTCGCGCCCCACGGGATCGACGTCGAGCCGACCACCGTCCTCACATCAGCGACCGTTTCCGCCGACTACCTCGCAGCGACCCACGGCGGGGAGCGAGTCTTTCTGGTCGGCGGGGAGCGACTCGAGGCGATCCTCGAAGACGCTGCCGTCGAGGTGACGGCCGACCCAGACGCGGCCGAGGTCGTCCTCGGGTCGTTCGACAAAAACTTCTCGTTCGGAACGCTCTGGGAGGCCTTGCGGGCGCTCGAGGGTGACGTCCCCTTCTACGGCACCGATCCCGACGCGACGATTCCGATCGACGAGGGAGAGATTCCCGGCTCCGGTGCGATCCTCGCCGCCATGGAGGCCGTCGCGGGCCGGGAACCGGACGCGATCCTCGGCAAACCGTCCGCGGTCGCGGCGGCGGCAGCGATGGATAGGCTGGAGACCGATCCCGGGAAGACTCTCGTCGTCGGCGACCGTCTCGATACCGATATCGCGCTCGGAAACCGAGCCGGCATGGAGACGGCCCTCGTCCTCACCGGCGTCTCGGATCGCACGGCCCTCGCATCCAGCGACGTCGAACCCGACCACGTTCTCGAATCCCTGGCAGCGGTCGAGACGCTTCTCTGA
- a CDS encoding DUF7501 family protein, which yields MAANTTTDWIDPVTCPFCGDELESPGAGFIDHIHDNTDCKDGFDHWRENIAGDLAGEWAG from the coding sequence ATGGCTGCGAACACGACGACAGACTGGATCGACCCGGTTACCTGTCCGTTCTGCGGCGACGAACTGGAGTCGCCGGGCGCCGGGTTCATCGATCACATCCACGACAATACCGACTGCAAGGACGGATTCGATCACTGGCGAGAGAACATCGCCGGAGATCTCGCGGGCGAATGGGCCGGATGA